The following coding sequences are from one Arcobacter nitrofigilis DSM 7299 window:
- a CDS encoding HlyD family type I secretion periplasmic adaptor subunit: protein MAKEDIDFIYSLHAQANLKTNKKVDYLFVLIVGFFVAFFIWASFSKIDELARGQGKVIPSEKIQTIQSLDGGIISEILVKEGATVVKGQALMKIDTTRFRASLDEDQQSMYSLEASKVRLEAETKLNIRDKDIKLVFPKDLEEKSPKNVKHQREFFITKVDELKSALNILETQLGQKVQELIELQSKRDNLEGSMNLLNEQYKTVQKFVKAGSKSTIDLIAVKKELNTTRSELESTKIQIPKAKYAIDESKNRILEKLKSFRSEAFQELEKVNSDLKIYESKVVSGQDKVNKTVIESPVNGIIKQININTIGGVVRSGVDLIEIVPQSDILLVEAKIDPKDIAFINPKQRAIVKVTAYDFSIYGALEGKIVEISADSIVDKESKVPKSYYKVVVKTNKNYLERNGEKLPIIPGMVASVDIITGQKTILDFILKPILKTKQDALHER, encoded by the coding sequence ATGGCAAAAGAAGATATAGATTTTATTTATTCGCTTCATGCACAAGCTAATTTAAAAACAAACAAAAAGGTTGATTATCTATTTGTTTTAATTGTAGGTTTTTTTGTAGCATTTTTTATCTGGGCATCTTTTTCAAAAATTGATGAACTAGCAAGAGGACAAGGTAAAGTAATACCTTCTGAAAAAATACAAACTATTCAAAGTTTAGATGGTGGTATTATTTCAGAAATTTTAGTTAAAGAGGGAGCTACGGTAGTAAAAGGTCAAGCTTTAATGAAAATAGATACTACAAGATTTAGAGCTTCTTTAGATGAAGATCAACAATCAATGTATAGTTTAGAAGCTTCAAAAGTAAGACTTGAAGCCGAAACAAAATTAAACATAAGAGATAAAGATATTAAATTAGTTTTTCCAAAAGACTTAGAAGAAAAATCTCCCAAAAACGTAAAACACCAAAGGGAATTTTTCATTACAAAAGTTGATGAATTAAAGAGTGCATTAAATATATTAGAGACTCAACTTGGACAAAAAGTTCAAGAGCTAATTGAACTACAATCAAAAAGAGATAATTTAGAAGGCAGTATGAATTTGTTGAATGAACAGTATAAAACTGTGCAAAAATTTGTAAAAGCAGGATCTAAATCTACAATTGATTTGATTGCAGTTAAAAAAGAGTTAAATACTACAAGAAGTGAATTAGAAAGTACAAAAATACAAATACCAAAAGCAAAATATGCGATTGATGAATCTAAAAATAGAATATTAGAAAAACTGAAAAGTTTTAGAAGTGAAGCTTTTCAAGAATTGGAAAAAGTAAATAGTGATTTAAAAATTTATGAATCAAAAGTAGTTTCTGGACAAGATAAAGTAAATAAAACTGTTATAGAATCTCCAGTAAATGGAATCATAAAACAAATAAATATAAATACTATAGGTGGAGTTGTAAGAAGTGGTGTTGATTTAATTGAGATTGTTCCCCAAAGTGATATACTTTTGGTAGAAGCAAAAATTGATCCAAAAGATATAGCATTTATAAACCCAAAACAAAGAGCAATCGTAAAAGTTACTGCTTATGACTTTTCTATTTATGGAGCATTAGAAGGAAAAATAGTAGAAATTTCTGCTGATAGTATAGTTGACAAAGAGAGTAAAGTTCCAAAGTCATACTATAAAGTAGTAGTAAAGACAAATAAAAACTATCTTGAACGAAATGGTGAAAAACTACCTATTATCCCTGGAATGGTTGCAAGTGTTGATATAATTACAGGACAAAAAACAATATTAGATTTTATTTTGAAACCTATTTTAAAAACAAAGCAAGATGCTTTACATGAAAGATAA
- the rpsG gene encoding 30S ribosomal protein S7 has protein sequence MRRRKAPVREILADPIYNSKVITKFVNTVMLDGKKSAAEKIMYGAIANLDARGEEAGIELFEKAIENVKPLLEVKSRRVGGATYQVPVEVRAVRRQTLALRWLVDASRKRNERTMVERLANELFEAANDRGAAFKKKEDMHRMAEANKAFAHYRW, from the coding sequence ATGAGAAGAAGAAAAGCTCCAGTAAGAGAAATATTAGCAGATCCTATCTACAATAGTAAAGTGATCACAAAATTTGTTAACACAGTAATGTTAGATGGTAAAAAATCTGCTGCTGAAAAAATTATGTATGGTGCAATTGCAAACTTAGATGCTAGAGGCGAAGAAGCTGGTATTGAACTGTTTGAAAAAGCAATTGAAAATGTTAAACCACTTTTAGAAGTAAAATCTAGAAGAGTTGGTGGAGCTACATACCAAGTTCCTGTTGAAGTTAGAGCTGTAAGAAGACAAACTTTAGCATTAAGATGGCTTGTAGATGCTTCAAGAAAAAGAAATGAAAGAACTATGGTTGAGAGATTAGCTAACGAATTATTCGAAGCTGCTAACGACAGAGGCGCTGCTTTCAAGAAAAAAGAAGACATGCATAGAATGGCAGAAGCTAATAAAGCATTTGCACATTATAGATGGTAG
- a CDS encoding TolC family protein — protein sequence MKIINLVLVLLLYSSYSYGETLKTVVIESLQNSPKIKSLESNSKGNKLYVDEAYGDYLPTLSYEAYIEDKKRINTPYNRSSTTSDQNGSNQQLKLEQTIYNGGLRGAKLEEAKHNYQAKLISNISDTEKVILDTTLAYLDYVKNLELTKLTKNNLEVQNKYLETAFQTEEVSGDKVDRLLVQNKIFTINEKLIELKNSLKNAKSLLNRYYPKEISSGACRPYLIKSVVPRNVNELLEKGIKNNYKVLEEIENIKSQKAVVEQETARFLPTLKFRLLKEIDDSIDSDNVKKNDESARLTLSYNLFNGGKDKAVYERERLFLDESQRKLDDVTSDSKEKLESEYANYTSSNNKIDTIKKHVDKLKEILKIFEDQFDGGTRSFIDVLNQEEELYKKKIELIEEEYNRFTNYYTLLFDLSKLSDTIYLLDDQVCGEIKVDLRVKKEKEATVSNELADLLSGNDNLQVNDNSKAKEENKKEKVNKIFNSLLDDIYNTDRIKNVDLDKVKRNDFQEKVDDKAIRKKKIDDKIDNEIDRLIMEDDNTPVDNKNVKKLEVKSEVKPKGKLENKKPNNIIKVSDLNIKNEFFKNHEKAYTIVLLTGIINKVDENFFVNKYKIEDNTFIYKFKTNGNDYVRVLYGFYNSVKEAELGMDMLNEKMDLKDAYIDNLKRNQFLYNKYKSSWGNKIEQ from the coding sequence ATGAAAATAATTAATTTAGTTTTAGTTTTGTTATTATATTCAAGCTATTCTTATGGTGAAACTCTTAAAACTGTAGTTATCGAATCACTACAAAATAGTCCAAAAATCAAATCATTGGAAAGTAACTCAAAAGGAAACAAACTTTATGTTGATGAAGCATATGGTGATTATTTACCTACCTTGAGTTATGAAGCATATATTGAAGATAAAAAAAGAATAAATACACCTTATAACAGATCATCAACTACAAGTGATCAAAATGGATCAAATCAACAACTTAAATTAGAACAAACTATTTATAACGGTGGATTAAGAGGTGCAAAACTTGAAGAAGCTAAACACAATTATCAAGCCAAACTTATATCAAACATCTCGGATACAGAAAAGGTTATTCTTGATACAACTTTAGCATATTTAGATTATGTAAAAAATCTTGAATTAACTAAACTTACAAAAAATAATTTAGAAGTTCAAAATAAATATTTAGAAACTGCATTTCAAACAGAAGAAGTGAGTGGTGATAAAGTTGATAGATTATTAGTTCAAAATAAAATATTTACTATAAATGAGAAATTAATAGAACTAAAAAACAGTCTTAAAAATGCAAAATCACTTCTTAATAGATATTATCCTAAAGAGATTTCCTCAGGTGCTTGTAGACCATATCTAATAAAATCAGTTGTTCCAAGAAATGTAAATGAATTATTAGAAAAAGGTATAAAAAATAACTACAAAGTACTTGAAGAAATAGAAAATATAAAGTCACAAAAAGCAGTTGTAGAACAAGAAACTGCTAGATTTTTGCCTACTTTAAAATTTAGATTATTAAAAGAGATTGATGATAGTATTGATTCTGATAATGTAAAAAAGAATGATGAAAGTGCAAGATTAACACTTTCGTATAATTTATTTAATGGTGGGAAAGATAAGGCTGTGTATGAAAGAGAAAGACTTTTTTTAGATGAATCTCAAAGAAAACTTGATGATGTAACAAGTGATTCAAAAGAAAAACTTGAATCTGAGTACGCAAACTATACTTCATCAAATAATAAAATTGATACAATCAAAAAACATGTTGATAAGTTAAAAGAGATATTAAAAATCTTTGAAGATCAATTTGATGGAGGAACTAGAAGTTTTATTGATGTTTTAAATCAAGAAGAAGAATTATACAAGAAGAAAATTGAGTTGATAGAAGAAGAATATAATAGATTTACTAATTATTATACTTTATTATTTGATTTATCAAAATTGAGTGATACAATTTATTTACTTGATGATCAAGTATGTGGTGAAATAAAGGTTGATTTAAGAGTTAAAAAAGAAAAAGAGGCTACTGTATCTAATGAATTGGCTGATTTATTATCAGGAAATGATAATTTACAAGTAAATGATAATAGTAAAGCTAAAGAAGAAAATAAAAAAGAGAAGGTAAATAAAATATTTAATTCATTGTTGGATGATATTTATAATACTGATAGAATAAAAAATGTTGATTTAGATAAAGTAAAAAGAAATGATTTTCAAGAAAAAGTTGATGATAAAGCAATAAGAAAAAAGAAAATTGATGATAAGATTGACAATGAAATAGATAGATTAATTATGGAAGATGATAATACTCCTGTAGATAATAAGAATGTTAAGAAACTTGAAGTAAAATCTGAAGTAAAACCTAAAGGAAAATTAGAAAATAAAAAGCCAAATAATATAATAAAAGTAAGTGATCTAAACATAAAAAATGAATTTTTTAAAAATCATGAAAAAGCTTATACAATAGTTTTATTAACTGGAATAATAAATAAAGTAGATGAAAACTTTTTTGTAAATAAATACAAAATTGAAGATAATACTTTTATTTATAAATTTAAAACAAATGGGAATGATTATGTAAGAGTTTTATATGGTTTTTATAATAGTGTAAAGGAAGCTGAACTAGGAATGGATATGTTAAATGAAAAAATGGATTTAAAAGATGCATATATTGATAACCTAAAAAGAAATCAGTTCTTATATAATAAATACAAATCTTCATGGGGAAATAAAATTGAACAATGA
- a CDS encoding NAD(+)/NADH kinase, whose amino-acid sequence MKITKSNEKLNQIKKAGFILKPNSPEIKKDYEVIKNHFLKANIEVILEKQSALMINEDGIELDNLCQICDFLVSIGGDGTLISVVRRSFKFDIPVLGIHLGTLGFLTDIRFSEVENFLSLMFKHEYRIDHRMMINGCANEQSFVAFNDIVITRKSVSSMISLSAKIDGKPFNSYFGDGVIISTPTGSTAYNLSVGGPIVYPLTEAFIVTPVAPHSLTQRPLVLPADFKIEFTITDKQGALVIIDGQDIYDINENETVKIEISPNKARLIHRCQRNYFEVLNEKLRWGN is encoded by the coding sequence ATGAAAATAACTAAAAGTAATGAAAAACTAAACCAAATCAAAAAAGCGGGCTTTATTTTAAAGCCCAATTCACCTGAAATAAAAAAAGATTATGAGGTTATTAAAAACCACTTTTTGAAAGCTAATATAGAAGTTATATTAGAAAAACAAAGTGCACTTATGATCAATGAAGATGGTATTGAGCTTGATAATTTATGCCAAATTTGTGATTTTTTGGTATCAATTGGTGGAGATGGAACTCTTATTTCTGTAGTTAGAAGAAGTTTTAAATTTGACATTCCAGTTCTAGGAATTCATCTAGGAACTTTGGGATTTTTGACTGATATTAGATTTAGCGAGGTTGAAAATTTTTTATCTTTGATGTTTAAACACGAATATAGAATTGACCATCGTATGATGATAAATGGCTGTGCAAATGAGCAAAGTTTTGTTGCTTTTAATGATATAGTAATCACTAGAAAATCAGTATCTTCGATGATAAGTCTATCTGCAAAAATTGATGGTAAACCTTTTAACTCTTATTTTGGAGATGGAGTAATTATTTCTACTCCTACGGGTTCTACTGCTTATAATTTATCTGTTGGTGGACCTATTGTTTATCCTTTAACTGAAGCCTTTATTGTAACGCCAGTTGCTCCTCATAGTCTAACTCAAAGACCATTGGTATTGCCAGCTGATTTTAAAATAGAGTTTACAATTACTGATAAACAAGGTGCCTTGGTGATAATTGATGGACAAGATATTTATGATATAAATGAAAATGAAACTGTAAAAATAGAGATTTCACCTAATAAGGCAAGACTAATTCATAGATGTCAAAGAAACTATTTTGAAGTATTAAATGAAAAATTAAGATGGGGAAATTAA
- a CDS encoding type I secretion system permease/ATPase: MNNETINELNEMVNNKKIDTLLECLLFLAKYNEREATKDSLISGLAIYDSFMSPKMFEESAKRIGLKTKTVQRKINDISEVVLPATLMLNDSTACVLLEIDFNKKIAKVHLPAVSDGVTTLSIEKLEELYSGFMFLVKPEYNFNNRIKKDVKIDKPKEWFWGVMRLNKNIYKRVVISALLINMFIMATPLFTMNVYDRVLPNNAISTLWVMAIAILVVMVFDFVLKLMRAYFLEIASKKSDVIMSTNIFDQLLNIRLDSKPASTGQFVNRLQSFESVREFFASATIASIVDLPFIILFIIIIFYIGGPVGYVSIFTVFITFGFSYYMQKPIKRSVQQSAKEDQIKQTALTEAVSGLEIIKSVRAQNRMKTYWENSVEKTSHYGKKSHYLSQIVTFFTAFMAQLSNIAIVVIGVYYASEGEMTMGAIIASMMLNGRVIAPVSQFVGMIIRLDRTLLSLENIDEIMKMPVEREANRGYLSRKDLNGDIVFKDVLFSYKGQQFDVLKNINLTIKKGEKIGIIGKIGSGKSTLWKLIMNLYEPTKGSISIDKSDIRQIDPVDLRRSIGCVPQEPFLFMGTIKDNITIGELNASDEDILKASKIAGVHDFLGKHESGYDLIVGERGEGLSGGERQSVTLARAILTNPNIMILDEPTNSMDGQSEEIFKRRIKDIVRDKTLILVTHRPSVLSLVDRLIVMDDGKIIADGPKEEVLKSLSNKAK; the protein is encoded by the coding sequence TTGAACAATGAAACAATAAATGAACTAAATGAAATGGTTAACAATAAAAAAATTGATACTTTGTTAGAGTGCTTATTATTTTTAGCAAAATACAATGAAAGAGAAGCAACAAAAGACTCTTTAATCTCTGGACTTGCGATATATGATTCTTTTATGTCACCAAAAATGTTTGAAGAATCAGCAAAAAGAATTGGCTTAAAAACAAAAACAGTCCAAAGAAAAATAAATGACATTTCCGAAGTAGTTTTACCTGCAACACTAATGCTAAATGATAGTACAGCTTGTGTATTATTAGAGATTGATTTTAATAAAAAAATTGCAAAAGTACATTTACCAGCTGTTTCAGATGGCGTTACAACACTAAGTATAGAAAAACTTGAAGAGTTATATTCTGGTTTTATGTTTTTGGTTAAACCTGAATACAATTTTAATAATAGAATAAAAAAAGATGTAAAAATTGACAAACCAAAAGAGTGGTTTTGGGGTGTTATGAGATTAAATAAAAATATTTATAAAAGAGTTGTTATTTCAGCTTTATTAATAAATATGTTTATAATGGCAACTCCACTATTTACTATGAATGTATACGATAGAGTATTACCAAATAATGCTATCTCAACACTTTGGGTAATGGCCATTGCAATTTTAGTTGTTATGGTTTTTGATTTTGTTTTAAAATTAATGCGAGCTTATTTTTTAGAAATTGCAAGCAAAAAATCTGATGTAATTATGTCAACAAATATTTTTGACCAATTGTTAAATATAAGACTTGATTCAAAACCAGCTTCAACAGGACAATTTGTAAATAGATTACAATCTTTTGAAAGTGTTAGAGAATTTTTTGCAAGTGCAACAATTGCTAGTATTGTGGATCTTCCTTTTATTATATTATTTATAATCATAATTTTTTATATTGGTGGTCCGGTTGGTTATGTATCTATATTTACTGTTTTTATAACTTTTGGTTTTTCATACTATATGCAAAAACCTATAAAAAGAAGTGTACAACAAAGTGCAAAAGAGGATCAGATAAAACAAACAGCACTTACTGAAGCTGTTTCTGGTTTGGAGATAATAAAATCAGTTCGAGCCCAAAATAGAATGAAGACATATTGGGAAAACTCAGTTGAAAAGACTTCCCATTATGGAAAAAAATCTCACTATTTATCTCAAATAGTTACTTTTTTTACAGCTTTTATGGCACAGCTTTCAAATATAGCAATAGTTGTAATTGGTGTTTATTATGCAAGTGAAGGAGAAATGACAATGGGGGCAATTATTGCTTCTATGATGTTAAATGGTAGAGTTATAGCTCCTGTTTCACAATTTGTTGGAATGATAATAAGACTTGATAGAACTCTACTTTCTTTAGAAAATATTGATGAAATTATGAAAATGCCAGTGGAAAGAGAAGCCAATAGAGGATATTTAAGTAGAAAAGATCTAAATGGTGATATTGTATTTAAAGATGTTCTTTTCTCATATAAAGGTCAACAGTTTGATGTCCTAAAAAATATTAATCTTACTATTAAAAAAGGTGAGAAAATAGGAATTATAGGGAAAATCGGTTCAGGAAAATCAACTCTATGGAAACTAATAATGAATCTATACGAACCTACAAAAGGTTCGATTTCCATTGATAAATCAGATATTAGACAAATAGATCCAGTAGATTTAAGACGATCAATTGGATGTGTTCCTCAAGAGCCATTTTTATTTATGGGAACTATTAAAGATAATATTACCATTGGTGAATTAAATGCAAGTGATGAAGATATCTTAAAAGCTTCAAAAATAGCAGGAGTACATGACTTTTTGGGAAAACATGAAAGTGGTTATGACTTGATTGTAGGTGAGAGAGGTGAGGGTTTAAGTGGAGGTGAGAGACAAAGTGTTACTTTAGCTCGTGCAATACTTACAAACCCAAATATAATGATTCTAGATGAGCCAACTAACTCAATGGATGGACAATCAGAAGAGATATTTAAAAGAAGAATAAAAGATATTGTAAGAGATAAAACATTGATTTTGGTAACGCATAGACCATCAGTTTTATCTTTGGTTGATAGATTAATTGTTATGGATGATGGAAAGATTATTGCAGATGGACCTAAAGAAGAGGTTCTTAAGTCTTTATCAAATAAAGCAAAATAA
- the fusA gene encoding elongation factor G → MARTTPLNRVRNIGIAAHIDAGKTTTTERILFYTGVSHKIGEVHEGAATMDWMEQEQERGITITSAATTCHWKHPITNEDLQINIIDTPGHVDFTIEVERSMRVLDGAVAVFCSVGGVQPQSETVWRQANKYKVPRMIFVNKMDRTGADFFMVEKQVNERLKSNAIPIQLPIGAEEDFKGIIDLVQMKAIVWDEDAAMGSHYHVEEIPANLLEQAQEYRERMVEAAAEQIEELMEKYLEGEELTQEEITRGIKAGCLNMTITPMTCGTAFKNKGVQTLLDAVAMYLPAPTEVADINGETQDGEAVIVPSTDEGEVAALAFKIMTDPFVGQLTFARVYRGVLESGTYVMNSTKMKKERIGRLLKMHANNREECSQLYAGEIGAVVGLKSTITGDTLASEKDPVILERMEFPEPVISVAVEPKTKADQEKMGIALGKLAEEDPSFRVNTDEESGQTIISGMGELHLEILVDRMKREFKVEAEVGAPQVAYRETIKNEVKSEYKYAKQSGGKGQYGHVYLTITPLPAGGEENFVFVNEIKGGAIPKEYIPAVEKGCVETMQGGILAGYPMVDIQVTLYDGSFHDVDSSELAFKLAASMGFKQGCRTAAAQAIILEPIMKVEIETPEDYMGDVIGDCNKRRGQVQSMDDRAGVKLVVAMIPLSEMFGYSTDLRSMSQGRATYSMIFDSYQEVPKNVSEEIIKKRNG, encoded by the coding sequence ATGGCTAGAACAACACCACTTAACAGAGTTAGAAATATTGGTATCGCTGCTCATATTGATGCAGGGAAAACTACGACTACTGAAAGAATTTTATTTTACACAGGTGTATCGCACAAAATTGGAGAAGTACATGAAGGTGCTGCTACAATGGACTGGATGGAACAAGAGCAAGAAAGAGGTATTACAATTACTTCTGCAGCTACAACTTGTCACTGGAAACACCCAATTACAAATGAAGACTTACAAATAAACATTATTGACACTCCGGGTCACGTTGACTTTACAATTGAAGTTGAGAGATCTATGAGGGTTCTTGATGGTGCTGTTGCAGTATTCTGTTCAGTTGGTGGAGTACAACCACAATCTGAAACTGTTTGGAGACAAGCTAATAAATATAAAGTACCAAGAATGATATTCGTTAATAAAATGGATAGAACTGGTGCTGATTTCTTTATGGTTGAAAAACAAGTTAATGAAAGACTAAAATCAAATGCGATTCCTATTCAGTTACCAATAGGTGCTGAAGAAGATTTCAAAGGGATTATTGATTTAGTACAAATGAAAGCTATCGTTTGGGATGAAGATGCAGCTATGGGTTCTCACTACCATGTAGAAGAAATTCCTGCTAATTTATTAGAGCAAGCACAAGAGTATAGAGAAAGAATGGTTGAAGCTGCTGCTGAACAAATCGAAGAGTTAATGGAAAAATACCTTGAAGGTGAAGAGTTAACTCAAGAAGAGATTACAAGAGGTATCAAAGCTGGTTGTTTAAATATGACTATTACTCCTATGACTTGTGGTACTGCATTTAAAAACAAAGGTGTTCAAACTTTACTTGACGCTGTTGCTATGTATTTACCAGCTCCAACAGAAGTTGCAGATATCAACGGTGAAACTCAAGATGGTGAAGCTGTTATCGTTCCTTCTACTGATGAAGGTGAAGTTGCAGCATTAGCATTTAAAATTATGACTGACCCATTTGTTGGACAATTAACATTTGCAAGAGTTTATAGAGGTGTTTTAGAATCTGGAACATATGTAATGAACTCTACAAAAATGAAAAAAGAAAGAATCGGAAGATTACTTAAAATGCATGCAAATAATAGAGAAGAATGTTCTCAATTATATGCAGGTGAAATCGGTGCAGTTGTTGGTCTAAAATCAACAATCACAGGTGATACATTAGCATCTGAGAAAGATCCAGTTATCCTTGAGAGAATGGAATTCCCAGAACCAGTTATCTCTGTTGCAGTTGAGCCAAAAACTAAAGCTGACCAAGAAAAAATGGGTATCGCATTAGGTAAACTTGCTGAAGAAGATCCATCATTTAGAGTAAATACTGATGAAGAATCTGGACAAACTATTATTTCAGGAATGGGTGAATTACACCTTGAAATTCTTGTAGATAGAATGAAAAGAGAATTTAAAGTTGAAGCTGAAGTTGGTGCTCCTCAAGTTGCTTATAGAGAAACTATTAAAAATGAAGTTAAATCAGAATACAAATATGCAAAACAATCTGGTGGTAAAGGGCAATATGGTCATGTTTACTTGACAATTACTCCTCTTCCAGCTGGTGGAGAAGAAAACTTTGTATTCGTTAATGAAATCAAAGGTGGAGCTATTCCTAAAGAATATATTCCAGCTGTTGAAAAAGGTTGTGTAGAAACTATGCAAGGTGGTATCCTAGCTGGTTATCCAATGGTTGATATTCAAGTAACACTTTATGATGGTTCTTTCCATGATGTGGATTCATCTGAATTAGCATTTAAATTAGCTGCTTCAATGGGTTTCAAACAAGGTTGTAGAACTGCAGCTGCACAAGCTATTATCTTAGAACCAATTATGAAAGTTGAAATTGAAACTCCTGAAGATTATATGGGAGATGTTATTGGGGATTGTAATAAAAGAAGAGGACAAGTTCAATCTATGGATGATAGAGCTGGTGTAAAACTTGTTGTTGCAATGATTCCATTATCTGAAATGTTCGGATACTCTACAGACTTAAGATCTATGTCTCAAGGTAGAGCAACATACTCTATGATTTTTGATTCATATCAAGAAGTTCCTAAAAATGTTTCTGAAGAAATTATTAAAAAGAGAAATGGTTAA
- the rpsL gene encoding 30S ribosomal protein S12: MPTINQLIRKERKRVVEKSKSPALEKCPQRRGVCTRVYTTTPKKPNSALRKVAKVRLTTGYEVISYIGGEGHNLQEHSIVLVRGGRVKDLPGVKYHIVRGALDTAGVANRTVARSKYGTKKPKAAKK; this comes from the coding sequence ATGCCTACTATTAATCAATTGATTAGAAAAGAGCGAAAGAGAGTGGTTGAAAAATCAAAATCTCCAGCACTTGAAAAATGTCCACAAAGAAGAGGAGTATGTACAAGAGTATATACTACAACTCCAAAGAAACCTAACTCGGCTTTAAGAAAAGTTGCAAAAGTTAGATTAACAACAGGATATGAAGTTATTTCATATATCGGTGGTGAAGGTCACAACTTACAAGAACACTCTATCGTTTTAGTTAGAGGGGGAAGAGTTAAGGATTTACCTGGGGTTAAATATCACATCGTTAGAGGTGCTTTAGATACTGCTGGTGTTGCAAACAGAACTGTTGCAAGATCTAAATACGGTACTAAGAAGCCTAAAGCGGCTAAGAAATAA